A stretch of the Ptychodera flava strain L36383 chromosome 18, AS_Pfla_20210202, whole genome shotgun sequence genome encodes the following:
- the LOC139117962 gene encoding BBSome complex member BBS4-like: MAEEKKSPIEVPDDVKKPLDESQLSPPSKVPEPPPASRPRTKKAPELPIFERRNWLIHLHYVRKEYDTCKSLIKEQLQETQGMCEYAVYVQGLIMRLEGRIQESLELFQTCSLLNPQSTDNLKQVARSLFLLGRHKAAIDVYNEAAKLSHRDWEINHNMGICYMYIKVYDKAKECLKHAIQCNRHDLSFVMLGKIFLMEGDMDMAIDVYKRAVEFNPENPELLSTLGLLYLQVGQTQKAFEHLGNALTYDPANVKAILAAGCMMQQHGDFEVALTKYRIAAAAVPESPPLWNNIGMCFFGKKKYVAAISCLKRANYLAPFDWKILYNLGLVHLTMQQYASAFHFLSAAINLKPKMGQLFMLLAISLTHLDDPDNARQAYEQACAIEQNDPFIHLNFSLHLYNIGDRKASSHQFSMFEQKLQAQRKNNPNADIDQEMIDVASKLGPALQVGENLVWKAPSANAGTDKPTQQASQPKPSEPAKEQSQASVDAALANLPNPPSADPNKDGGKEKAPVLAS; the protein is encoded by the exons ATGGCGGAAGAGAAGAAAAGTCCGATCGAG GTACCAGATGATGTCAAGAAGCCTTTAGATGAATCTCAATTATCTCCACCTTCCAAAGTACCAGAACCTCCGCCAGCTTCAAGACCAAGGACAAAGAAAG CACCAGAGTTACCAATCTTTGAAAGAAGGAATTGGTTGATACACTTGCATTATGTCAGGAAAGAATACGATACTTGTAAA TCTCTAATAAAGGAGCAGTTACAAGAGACACAAGGAATGTGTGAATATGCAGTCTATGTACAGGGTTTGATCATGAGATTAGAGGGACGTATCCAAGAATCATTGGAATTATTTCAGACATGCAGTTTATTGAATCCACAGAGTACTGATAATCTGAAACAAGTTGCAAGATCACT GTTTTTACTAGGTCGTCACAAGGCAGCCATTGATGTGTACAATGAAGCTGCCAAGTTGAGTCACAGGGATTGGGAAATTAACCATAACATGGGAATctgttacatgtacatcaagGTGTATGATAAG GCAAAAGAGTGTTTAAAACATGCAATACAGTGCAATCGACATGATCTGTCCTTTGTTATGCTGGGTAAAATATTCCTTATGGAAGGTGACATGGACATGGCCATAGATGTCTACAAGAGAGCTGTGGA ATTTAATCCTGAGAATCCTGAACTTCTATCAACTCTAGGATTGCTATATTTACAG GTTGGACAAACACAGAAGGCATTTGAACACCTTGGCAATgccttgacctatgaccctgccAATGTGAAG GCCATATTAGCTGCAGGGTGTATGATGCAACAACATGGCGACTTTGAAGTTGCTTTGACGAAATATCGTATAGCTGCAGCAGCTGTACCAGAGAGTCCTCCTCTATGGAATAACATTGGCATGTGCTTCTTTGGTAAAAAGAAGTATGTCGCT GCTATCAGCTGTTTGAAAAGAGCTAATTACTTGGCACCATTTGATTGGAAAATCCTGTACAACCTTGGTCTTGTACATCTAACAATGCAACAGTATGCCTCAGCATTCCATTTCCTTAGTGCTGCTATCAACCTAAAACCcaagatgggtcaactgttcaTGTTACTTGCAA ttTCCCTGACACATCTTGATGATCCAGATAATGCCAGACAGGCTTATGAACAAGCATGTGCAATAGAACA aaatgatccttttattcatcTGAATTTCTCATTACATTTGTACAATATTGGAGATCGTAAGGCGTCATCTCATCAATTttccatgtttgaacaaaagttacaAGCACAGAGGAAAAACAATCCCAACGCAGATATTGATCAGGAG ATGATTGATGTAGCATCGAAGCTTGGCCCAGCTCTGCAAGTTGGTGAGAATTTAGTATGGAAAGCTCCTTCAGCTAATGCTGGAACAGATAAACCAACACAGCAGGCATCACAACCCAAACCATCAGAACCAGCCAAGGAACAAAGCCAAGCATCTGTAGACGCTGCCTTGGCAAATTTACCCAATCCTCCATCTGCTGATCCTAACAAAGACGGTGGTAAAGAGAAGGCACCAGTCCTTGCCAGTTAG